In Halostagnicola larsenii XH-48, the sequence TCTGCGCGCGAGCGGTGATCGAAAACTCTCGAGTCAGCGCCGGTGACCGAGTTTTCGTCGCTGGGCCCGGACCAATGGGGCTGCTCTCCGCACAGATCGCGGCTGCACAGGGCGGCGACGTCGTCGTCGCCGGTGTCGGTCAGGATACCGAGTACCGACTCCCGCTTGCAGAAGAGCTCGGCTACTCGACGATAAACGTCGAATCGGACGATCTCGAGGCAGTACGCGAAGAACGAACGAACGGCGTCGGCTACGATGTCGTCTTCGATACGACCGGGCATCCGTCCGGACTTCCGATGGCGGTCGACGAAGTTCGCAAAGGTGGTCAGATCGTGATGATCGGCCAGACGGGCGAAACGACGATGGCGTACACACCCCTGGTTCGTGCCGAAATCGACCTGCAGTGTTCCTACGGCGCGATGTACGAGGACTTCGAACACGCGCTTCGATTGATCGGGTCCGGCGATGTCGACCACGAGACGTTCCTCGACGACCGCTTTAGCTTGCTCGAGTCAGACGCGGCCTTCGAAGCGTTCCTCGACGGCGAGACCTGCAAACCGGTTTTCGACGTTTCTGAACTCCGAGCGTAACTTGAGCCTCCGAACGTAACTCGAGCCGAACTCCGTAGACGCGGTGTTGCGTTCTAACGCCTCGCAGACGAACAGCCGATTCTCGTAAACGAGCAGTCGATTCTCACAAACAAACAGTCGATGCCGGCCCGATAGGAGAGACGATCAACTGTCGGAAAGTGCGGTCTATGCTGAGACGAGCCACTGCCGAAGCGAGACCGCGACCTGACAGTCTCGATTTCTCGGGCGAATTCAACGCAGGCGGGCCATCGCCTCGGGACTGGCGCCGATGCACTCGGCTCGCTTCGCGGTAGAGAAGGAAAATCAGTCGGACGTCCAAGCGGATCTCGTCGGCAGTATCAGGGACGTGGGTCCCACTCGCGTTCGACGAGAAAGTCATCGAGTTTCTGCTTCGGATCCTCGAACACGTGCGCGCCGTGGAACACGAGTACCGTCTCAAAATCGTACTGCAGGAGATCGTAGAGGTTGATTTCAGCCGCCTCGTGATCGTCGTTGAACAACGCCGGTGGCGGAAGCAGGTACCCCTCCGGAAGACCGCCTCGATCGGACCCGTCGAGCGTGTCGCCGGAGATCAGGATTCCTCGATCCTCGAGCAACAGTGCCGACGTCGCTTTGGTGTGGCCCGGCACTTCGATGACGCGAATGTCGCCCTCGAGGAGGTCGCCGTCCTCGAAGAGAACGTCCGGTTCGTGATCGATCGCGTCGTGTAACTTCTCCTCGTTTGCGGAGGCGACCAGTTCGGGATCGAAGGCTTCCATCACGTGGTCGAGACCGCCGTGGTGACCGTGGTCGCCGTG encodes:
- a CDS encoding zinc-dependent alcohol dehydrogenase encodes the protein MRGLAKTSRDAGAMELIDLERPDPAANEVLIEIEYAGLCGSDAGIYKFKPAFERMDLPTVIGHEYTGRVIEAGSEVTTVSTGDRVVERPIRGCGECYQCRMGEENVCQNTDITGVDRDGAYAGYIAVPEAVVQTVPHNVEPRHAALVEPTAICARAVIENSRVSAGDRVFVAGPGPMGLLSAQIAAAQGGDVVVAGVGQDTEYRLPLAEELGYSTINVESDDLEAVREERTNGVGYDVVFDTTGHPSGLPMAVDEVRKGGQIVMIGQTGETTMAYTPLVRAEIDLQCSYGAMYEDFEHALRLIGSGDVDHETFLDDRFSLLESDAAFEAFLDGETCKPVFDVSELRA
- a CDS encoding MBL fold metallo-hydrolase produces the protein MSVTTVTDGIAQVQFEHVRVLVLEDVPTGKTTLVDTAFDENGEELVAALEAEYETIDRVIITHGDHGHHGGLDHVMEAFDPELVASANEEKLHDAIDHEPDVLFEDGDLLEGDIRVIEVPGHTKATSALLLEDRGILISGDTLDGSDRGGLPEGYLLPPPALFNDDHEAAEINLYDLLQYDFETVLVFHGAHVFEDPKQKLDDFLVEREWDPRP